The Aedes albopictus strain Foshan chromosome 1, AalbF5, whole genome shotgun sequence genomic interval GAGAGAGAGATGGCTTACGAAgatttctcgcgttacatttgaaaagggcctatccccagaacgtaaacattgagaaaaatcgatgcaaacattttccatcacatttcctattcgtatttcacagttttcgaatttttcaacatgctttttGTTTTAATGACACAAGAATAGATATATCTTTGTTTCAATAATCAAGTTTgcattaaaaattatcaaaaaaggatgaaaaattatagataaacatgttaagctaatttgaaaaattttacccagtgtacgccttattgtgagtctttctaaaattttcttagcgtggatTGGTCCCCCGAGTTagtccgttgttgacatcgtatcaaggcttggccgtttttgagagagagaattctctctctcggcGCTCGAGCCGAGAGTCGttcggaaaattttcggttgtcggccctttaaacgagaggaccaacaaatgaaaacaaaattttaccgttactggcccatttggagcacgggcttatgaatgattgggaaaaaaagcaatgatcggccgttttgaaggtggagtttattctgataagattaacggttaggcgggtgatgtttgcacagtatgttactgttgggggatgctatggaaaagtatcaaaatcgatttgtttacattttagggataggcccttttcaaatgtaacgcgagatttaCGCTGCTTAGTGAATCCCCTTGTGGTACAAAAAAGTTTGAACAAAAGCTAGCGTGCATATGCCTTTGCTGTCAATCAGCTGCTGTTCTCGAGATCGGCGGACCGGCGGTCAAAATGCATAATGCAAAAAGAGAACGAAAGAGAGAGCCAAAACAAACCAGAAAAAGTAGTAGTCTCGTAAACGCCAGTCATGAATGAACGTGGTGACGACTGACGACAGTGTAGTAATGCGTAATTCCTCGGACGTGTTGTGTGTAGTCCTTTTAAAATTTAAATACCGTTGTGATTTTCGTTGATCTCTGTCCACATCCTGTGAAGGTGATACAACGCAAGAAGAAAATGTCGGAACAGCAGTGCATATCGAAACACGTCAAATTCAGCGAAATAAGTGCCATTCTGGAGAAACTGAAGGCAGCCGGACCGACGTCATCGAGCAAGAAGGACGACATCCTTCGTCGGTACTTTGATTCGTTCGAACAGTTCCGGCGGGAGTATCGACAGAAGTATGGAGACAATGCTGTAAGCCTGCTGCTTCTCATATGTGTAAAGGATATTATATTAACGAAATCTCTTTGTGTTCGCAGAAAACCAGCATCTTCCCAATCCTGCGCTTGCTCCTCCCAGCGGCCGACCGTGAGCGGGATTCCTACGGCATCCGGGTGAAAACTCTGCGGGATTTGTACATCAAGATACTCGGAATCAGCGAGTCGAGCATCGAGGCCCGGAAGTTGTCCGGCTTTGACGAATCGGGTACCGGTAGCAACGGGAATAGCGGCGACTTTGCCGACCGTATATTCACCCTGATGCGTGGTCGCTGTCCGAAGGAGTGCGATATGACCGTTTGGGATGTGAACGAGAGGCTGGACGCCATGGGTCAGCACTATCAGAACGGCCGTCGAGCTAAAACACAGGATGAGCTGATTCGGATGGTGCAAGGAATGACCCAGCTTGACCAGAAGTGGCTGATTAGGATAATATTGAAAAACTTGCGAATGGGGATGAGTCAAACGAAACTGCTGGGGTTGTATCATCCCAAGGCGGGGGCGCTGTTCGATAGGCTGAGTCATTTGTCCAAAGTTTGTGACGCAGTAGAGAGTGGTGAGGGTTTGGAAGAGATCGGGGAACCTGGTTCAGGGATGGCAGTGAGGCTCTTCAACCCTGTGAAACCGATGCTGTGCCAAAGAGTGGATTTGAAACTGGTCGATGGCATGCTAAAGAAGGACGAGTTCTGGTTGGAAACCAAAATGGACGGCGAAAGGTTCCAGATTCATAAGGAAGGCCAGGTGTTCAAATACTTTTCCAGGAATAGCTACGAGTATAGTCACGTTTTTGGAGAGAATCCGAACCATCCCGGTTCCACGCTGACTCCATATTTATCGAATCTGCTAACCGCGAGCGTTCAAAGTATGATTCTGGACGGAGAAATGATGGTGTTCGACAAACGCGAGCTAATCTATCGGGATAAAAGCGAGAACACGGATGTTAAGGCCATCAAAGCGGACAATCCGGAGTTGAGACCATGCTTCTGCGCCTACGATGTGCTATTCTTGAATGGGAAAAGCTTAATAATGGTGCCTTACGCGGAGAGGATTCGCCTCTTGAAAACGCTCATCAAGGAGAAGGTAGGATTCGTAACGATCTGCCATCGAGTTAAGGTGAAGAATGGTGAGCATCTGGTGGAGCTGCTAAATCACGCCATCGATGCccaccaggaaggggtcgttatCAAGAAAGAGAACTCGGCGTACAGTCCGAACGAGCGGAACGCCGGTTGGTACAAGATCAAGCCGGATTACATCGATAACATGGTTTCCGATTTCGATCTGTTGATAATAGGTGAGTCTGGCATAAAGGTAAATCCGAACAACTCTTACATTATTCCTGTTCAACCTGCGTCATTGTACAGGACTATTAGTGTCACAATTTTAAGTATTGTCGACCCATAGGCGTAGCTAGGACCGCTGTTGAGGGGGGTGAACGTGgatctacacacttaaaacagaatgccgagatcggctgtgcggatctcggttaaagttcatttgctgaaatctcggctaaacgcttgtcgtttgatgtttgatgatagcggcacccatgggtgctgctatgaataaactttaatttttgctgatatctTAGTTAAaatgcgattgccgagcgctcggctgtgcggatctcggcaaaagaatgaaaattagccgagctcaactgagtgtgtagatATTCCTCGAAAAAAACAGCCGGAGGAGTAC includes:
- the LOC115256083 gene encoding DNA ligase 4-like — protein: MSEQQCISKHVKFSEISAILEKLKAAGPTSSSKKDDILRRYFDSFEQFRREYRQKYGDNAKTSIFPILRLLLPAADRERDSYGIRVKTLRDLYIKILGISESSIEARKLSGFDESGTGSNGNSGDFADRIFTLMRGRCPKECDMTVWDVNERLDAMGQHYQNGRRAKTQDELIRMVQGMTQLDQKWLIRIILKNLRMGMSQTKLLGLYHPKAGALFDRLSHLSKVCDAVESGEGLEEIGEPGSGMAVRLFNPVKPMLCQRVDLKLVDGMLKKDEFWLETKMDGERFQIHKEGQVFKYFSRNSYEYSHVFGENPNHPGSTLTPYLSNLLTASVQSMILDGEMMVFDKRELIYRDKSENTDVKAIKADNPELRPCFCAYDVLFLNGKSLIMVPYAERIRLLKTLIKEKVGFVTICHRVKVKNGEHLVELLNHAIDAHQEGVVIKKENSAYSPNERNAGWYKIKPDYIDNMVSDFDLLIIGGFYNSKRQYINTFLVGVMDDRDKENPIFFAATKVGIGLSIDQWKQLNSSLRPHWQDVTARKQGRTTVTEEPPELRWGQTPPDVWVHPTHSIVLQLKGSELVQSTSFATAYTIRFPRITAIRSDKGFCDVTSKDEYDQLCSANTKVAKLAKRHVTVDDLTPGNVDSSNGRKRKKSSPLQRNRSTRLNLNLNHVDETAEELIDNVGSGLDFCVLSTSRGQPPIAELEKMIRRHGGRVVKNPGPKTYLTIAGDRTFLVDRIIDSQVYNVATVDWLQRALGGSEKKDQLLPLRPNDMLAATESLREEMSDHFDRFGDSLTAKISNAEEMRALLKQVTLDDGPLSTQELQEGRREILGKRSGFRIFQGLVGQLYRENLKTDIDLYRAKFRMLKLIREGGQWLAESGSKGTTHVFVTKNESLDEEHLQRWVDGFAKQNRKVDVLNIDWIDCSLREKRTCDEQLYRVL